The Niastella koreensis GR20-10 genome includes a window with the following:
- a CDS encoding response regulator, with protein MKMKLNCILLIDDDEPTNFLNKLAVEEMACTNHIKIIPGAREALDYLSCAGQPAPLNQDCPIPEIIFLDINMPAMDGWEFLQRYEALPEAQKSSIIVVMLTTSFNPEDELKARKIDAVKEFRNKPLTSTLLQDILKKYFPDRYKD; from the coding sequence ATGAAGATGAAACTAAATTGTATTTTATTGATTGATGATGATGAACCTACTAACTTTTTAAATAAGTTGGCAGTGGAGGAGATGGCGTGTACCAATCATATCAAGATCATTCCGGGCGCCCGGGAAGCATTGGACTATTTGTCCTGCGCAGGTCAGCCAGCGCCGTTAAACCAGGACTGCCCCATCCCTGAAATTATTTTTCTCGACATCAATATGCCGGCCATGGATGGCTGGGAGTTTTTACAACGTTATGAAGCGCTGCCTGAAGCGCAGAAAAGCAGCATCATTGTGGTTATGCTCACTACATCCTTCAATCCTGAAGATGAATTGAAGGCCCGCAAAATAGACGCGGTAAAAGAATTCCGGAATAAACCACTCACGTCTACACTATTGCAGGATATTTTAAAGAAGTATTTTCCTGACAGGTATAAGGACTGA
- a CDS encoding class I SAM-dependent methyltransferase: MSKVNYLVRSILNFPSPKKCPYCNSQKVKSVDRKYVVTTLNECVNCELLFRHPTDSVSFNAKFYQKAYKQSDSITTDLPSKEQLESWKSNNFKDSIKDYSDKIDILTWLTNGPSKILDYGANWGYTSFQLKTAGFNVQSYEISQPRAEFGKELGLQILTDEKNITPGIDLFFSAHVIEHLPDIKQMFLLAQKLLTADGYFVAYCPNGSNAFKQANPFVFHKFWGQVHPNFLSGEFYSKAFKDVPYLIGSNASPAEAIKNWDKKSQTVLDLTGDELFVIAKIKNQRF; the protein is encoded by the coding sequence ATGAGCAAAGTGAATTACCTCGTAAGAAGTATTCTTAATTTTCCTTCGCCAAAAAAATGTCCCTATTGCAACAGCCAAAAAGTTAAATCAGTTGATAGAAAATATGTGGTCACTACATTAAACGAGTGCGTGAATTGTGAGTTATTATTCAGACACCCAACAGATTCAGTAAGCTTTAATGCGAAGTTTTACCAGAAAGCTTATAAGCAAAGTGATAGTATTACAACAGATCTGCCCTCAAAAGAGCAGCTTGAATCCTGGAAATCGAATAATTTTAAAGACAGTATAAAAGACTATTCTGATAAAATTGATATTCTTACCTGGTTAACCAATGGGCCATCCAAAATTCTGGATTATGGAGCTAACTGGGGCTATACCAGTTTTCAATTGAAAACAGCAGGGTTTAACGTACAATCATATGAAATATCACAACCCAGGGCTGAATTTGGAAAAGAACTTGGTTTACAAATTCTAACTGACGAAAAGAACATAACTCCAGGTATCGATTTATTTTTTAGCGCTCACGTTATTGAACATTTGCCGGATATTAAACAAATGTTCTTACTTGCTCAAAAGCTGCTGACAGCCGATGGATATTTTGTTGCTTATTGTCCCAATGGTTCCAATGCATTTAAACAGGCCAATCCATTTGTTTTCCATAAATTCTGGGGACAGGTGCATCCTAATTTTTTAAGCGGTGAATTTTATTCAAAGGCGTTCAAAGATGTTCCCTATTTAATTGGCAGTAACGCAAGCCCTGCCGAGGCAATAAAAAACTGGGACAAGAAAAGCCAAACGGTATTGGACCTGACAGGCGATGAATTGTTTGTAATTGCTAAAATAAAAAACCAGCGATTTTAA
- a CDS encoding FkbM family methyltransferase produces the protein MLKPIRELLKRSGSYEYFRYSSFFRLYTWLFKRQVIRDHQREVAFYRSFLPNHCSLIFDIGAYDGHKTAAFLKIANKIVCCEPDAHNFRTLRIRFRNSGSSVVLENKAISDHPGTELFFIHHAGSAFNTLNPKWKQILETDLENRWNEKIKFHDEVSIQLTTLDRLIDQYGRPDFIKIDVEGYELTVLKGLSQKVPYISFECLLPECKTELLDCLARLYQLDNKVVFNAAFEERLEFNNFLSYHDMINWVNKEAAPRCFEIVASMEL, from the coding sequence ATGTTGAAACCCATCAGGGAATTACTAAAAAGATCTGGCAGCTATGAATACTTCCGGTATTCATCCTTCTTCAGGCTGTATACCTGGTTGTTCAAGCGCCAGGTTATAAGGGATCACCAAAGAGAAGTTGCTTTTTACAGATCATTCCTTCCTAACCATTGCTCCCTCATCTTCGATATTGGCGCGTACGATGGCCATAAAACAGCCGCCTTCCTCAAAATAGCCAATAAAATTGTATGCTGTGAGCCTGATGCCCATAACTTCCGCACCTTGCGCATCCGGTTCAGGAATAGCGGTTCCTCCGTTGTATTGGAGAACAAAGCCATTTCTGATCACCCTGGTACCGAATTATTTTTCATCCATCATGCCGGTTCTGCCTTTAATACCCTGAACCCAAAATGGAAACAGATCCTGGAAACAGATCTTGAAAACCGGTGGAATGAAAAGATAAAGTTTCATGATGAAGTGAGTATACAACTTACTACCCTCGACCGGTTGATAGATCAATATGGCCGGCCGGATTTTATTAAAATTGATGTGGAAGGATATGAGCTCACTGTATTAAAAGGATTGTCGCAAAAAGTTCCTTATATCTCCTTTGAATGCCTGTTGCCCGAATGCAAAACAGAATTGCTGGATTGTTTGGCTCGTTTATACCAATTAGATAATAAGGTGGTGTTTAATGCGGCGTTTGAAGAACGACTGGAGTTTAATAATTTTCTTTCTTATCACGATATGATTAATTGGGTCAATAAGGAAGCTGCACCCCGCTGCTTTGAAATAGTGGCCAGCATGGAATTATAA
- a CDS encoding hybrid sensor histidine kinase/response regulator — MLAASHPLNILVVEDNETDFVLFCEYLKLSKLPTNCIFRAERLGEALCLVHEHQPDLIFLDLSLPDSDGIDSFERLNAEARHIPIIVLSGLLDRQVALHTISLGAQDYLIKDELDEKVLTKSIQYSIERKKILQKVVENFERYNTLIKATSDTIWDWDLRTNDVLWNEGITSIFGFAPADVQNAIEWHHQNIHPDDRERILQTIDECMREGRDHWQEEYRYKSANGVYKFVYDRGYILKTEHNKPYRILGAMMDITERKKMQEEIIRNQIETQKLITQVTIQTQEQERREIGHELHDNINQILATAKLCVDMALNEENHRQELLSKSYENITRAINEIRKLSKTLVPPSLGDIGLKEALLELIENITISNELKIKIKATDHHIEDMSNNKKLIMYRIVQEQLNNILKHSGATEALIELKTMRNWLHLNIKDNGIGFDTRKKNRGIGLNNIISRVEMQNGKMEIISAPGKGCVLKIEIPG, encoded by the coding sequence ATGCTCGCAGCATCTCATCCGTTAAATATATTGGTGGTAGAAGATAATGAAACTGATTTTGTTCTGTTTTGTGAGTACCTGAAACTTAGCAAGCTTCCTACCAATTGTATCTTCCGGGCCGAACGCCTGGGAGAAGCCCTTTGTCTTGTTCACGAACACCAGCCCGATCTTATATTTCTTGACCTGAGTTTACCCGATAGTGACGGGATCGATTCTTTTGAACGGCTGAACGCCGAAGCCCGGCACATCCCCATAATAGTTTTATCGGGTTTATTAGACAGGCAGGTTGCCTTACACACCATTTCGCTGGGCGCGCAGGATTACCTGATAAAAGATGAGCTGGATGAAAAAGTGCTTACCAAAAGCATTCAGTACAGCATTGAACGTAAAAAGATCCTGCAAAAAGTAGTAGAGAATTTTGAACGGTACAACACTCTTATAAAAGCAACCAGCGATACCATCTGGGACTGGGACCTTCGTACCAACGACGTGCTTTGGAACGAAGGCATTACCTCCATCTTTGGTTTTGCCCCTGCCGATGTTCAAAACGCCATTGAATGGCATCACCAGAACATTCACCCCGATGACCGCGAACGTATTTTACAAACCATTGATGAATGCATGCGCGAAGGCCGCGACCACTGGCAGGAAGAATACAGGTACAAATCGGCCAACGGCGTTTACAAATTTGTGTATGACCGGGGATACATTTTAAAAACCGAGCACAACAAACCTTATCGCATCCTGGGCGCCATGATGGATATTACCGAGCGCAAAAAAATGCAGGAAGAAATAATACGCAACCAGATAGAAACCCAGAAATTGATTACCCAGGTAACCATTCAAACCCAGGAACAGGAACGCCGGGAAATTGGCCACGAGCTGCACGATAACATTAACCAGATACTGGCTACCGCCAAGCTGTGTGTTGATATGGCATTGAATGAAGAAAACCACCGGCAGGAATTATTGAGCAAAAGCTATGAAAACATTACCAGGGCCATTAACGAAATACGCAAACTGTCAAAAACTCTGGTACCGCCATCCCTTGGCGATATTGGATTGAAAGAAGCCCTGCTGGAGCTGATAGAGAACATAACGATCTCCAATGAGCTAAAAATAAAAATAAAAGCCACCGACCATCATATTGAAGATATGTCGAACAACAAAAAGCTCATCATGTACCGGATAGTACAGGAGCAGCTGAACAACATCTTAAAACATTCGGGCGCAACAGAAGCATTGATAGAATTAAAGACCATGCGCAACTGGCTTCACCTGAATATTAAAGACAATGGTATTGGCTTTGATACCCGTAAAAAGAACCGGGGCATTGGGTTGAACAATATCATTAGCCGGGTTGAAATGCAGAATGGGAAAATGGAGATCATCAGCGCACCGGGAAAGGGATGTGTCTTAAAAATAGAGATACCCGGATAA
- the mtaB gene encoding tRNA (N(6)-L-threonylcarbamoyladenosine(37)-C(2))-methylthiotransferase MtaB has protein sequence MGSKKTVAFHTLGCKLNFSETSTLSRMLENEGFEKTAFENIADVYVINTCSVTDNADKECRQLVRRIQRKSPESLVVITGCYAQLKPEEIASIPGVDMVLGAAEKFNIAHHLKELTKGDAAKICSCDIEDVSGFHSSFSIHDRTRTFLKVQDGCDYNCSFCTIPMARGKSRSDLIEGVVANVKKLAANGVKEIVLTGVNLGDFGKGQNAGNSAGSHNREENFHELAMALDKLEGIERYRISSIEPNLLTNAIIELVANSNTFMPHFHIPLQSGSNRVLGLMRRRYRRELYAERVKLIKTLMPHAAIGVDVIVGFPGETEEDFQETFQFLHELDVTYLHVFTYSERDNTHALTLGPVVPIPVRHERNKKLRNLSYMKTQYFNQQHAGQTRKVLFEENDKNGMMEGYTDNYIKVVAPYKQEWVNKIVDWKL, from the coding sequence ATGGGCTCAAAAAAAACAGTGGCATTTCATACTTTAGGGTGTAAGCTGAACTTTTCAGAAACCTCTACGCTTTCGCGTATGCTTGAAAATGAAGGGTTTGAAAAGACAGCTTTTGAAAATATTGCAGATGTGTACGTGATAAACACCTGCTCGGTAACCGATAATGCCGATAAGGAATGCCGGCAACTGGTACGGCGTATTCAACGCAAATCGCCAGAAAGCCTGGTGGTGATAACCGGTTGTTATGCCCAGCTGAAACCTGAAGAAATTGCCTCTATCCCCGGCGTGGATATGGTATTAGGCGCCGCCGAAAAATTCAACATAGCCCACCACTTAAAAGAGCTTACCAAAGGCGATGCCGCCAAAATCTGCAGTTGCGATATTGAGGACGTAAGCGGTTTTCATTCTTCCTTTAGCATCCACGACCGCACCCGCACCTTTTTAAAAGTGCAGGACGGCTGCGACTATAACTGTTCGTTTTGCACCATCCCCATGGCGAGGGGCAAAAGCCGCAGCGACCTGATAGAAGGCGTGGTGGCGAATGTAAAAAAACTGGCCGCCAATGGCGTAAAAGAGATCGTGCTGACAGGGGTGAACCTGGGTGATTTTGGTAAAGGGCAGAACGCTGGCAACAGTGCCGGCTCCCACAACCGCGAAGAGAACTTTCATGAGCTGGCCATGGCGCTCGACAAGCTCGAAGGCATTGAACGGTACCGGATATCGTCAATTGAACCAAATTTGCTGACAAACGCCATAATTGAACTGGTAGCCAACAGCAACACCTTTATGCCACATTTTCATATTCCCCTGCAAAGCGGCAGTAACCGCGTGCTGGGTTTAATGAGAAGACGCTACCGCCGGGAGTTGTATGCCGAACGCGTTAAACTGATAAAAACCCTGATGCCGCACGCGGCCATCGGAGTTGACGTAATTGTTGGTTTCCCGGGCGAAACAGAAGAAGATTTCCAGGAAACATTCCAGTTTCTGCACGAACTGGATGTCACCTACCTGCACGTGTTCACCTACTCAGAAAGGGATAACACCCATGCACTTACGCTGGGCCCCGTTGTTCCCATACCTGTACGGCACGAACGCAATAAAAAACTGCGCAATCTGTCGTACATGAAAACCCAGTACTTTAACCAGCAGCATGCCGGCCAAACACGCAAAGTGTTGTTTGAAGAAAACGATAAAAACGGCATGATGGAAGGTTACACCGACAACTACATTAAGGTGGTAGCCCCGTACAAACAGGAATGGGTAAATAAAATAGTTGACTGGAAGCTGTAA
- a CDS encoding TonB-dependent receptor — protein sequence MIRQLMRFSIVLTLLMVFALDAVLAQSGKYTISGYVKDEGSGEVLINATVTMQPTGVAVMTNSYGYYSVTLPAGKYTMLITYSGYKTTQKEIELKGNTTIDVSLPTSGKDMQEVVITGERKLRRTNTVGMGIQQLSAAQIKKIPSFMGEPDVVKALLTLPGVTTVGEGSSGFNVRGGNVDENLIIMDEAPVYNSSHLLGFFSVFNPDAVKNVTMYKSAFPAEFGGRTSSVLDIRMKEGNNQQYHVNGGIGNVFSRLAVEGPIQKDKSSFVVAARRSYIDVLAKPFLKKSDRNSTMYFYDLTAKLNYELDAKNTIYLSGYFGQDVFGFGDQVKFKWGNTTGTFRWNHLFNRKLFLNTSVYYSKYNYSLSFKSNDDVQQGYDWTSDIQTYGVKPSLTWYASNKHTIKTGVNAIYYNFYPGKGVASSQGAKNEIILDRRYGAETAAFLEDTWKLNPKWQIQAGVRLTRYAYLGNTTVYHYRDTTANIRKPLDYAENVTSKKPVNDWVFFEPRLSLRYEFKKNTFFKVGYSRTTQYLHLLSNTASPTPVDLYFPSTNNIKPSLTDQYSVGFVTQPVGWPVEISVETFYKKMDDLLDYIDNADLNLNQFVEADLLTGKGKAYGVELEVKKDIGKWQGWVNYTYSRSRRKTPGISNNEWYLSRFDRTHVLNSCVMYNRNEKWQFSANFTFGSGTPSTFPDSRLDIQGMPVPYNSTNKRNDFRLPAYHRLDVSATMQGRQGKKMKQEWVFGIYNLYAHQNAYSIYFQQNKDEPQKKEAIRLSIIGSLIPSVTWNFKF from the coding sequence ATGATTCGACAGTTGATGCGTTTTTCTATTGTTCTGACATTGTTAATGGTGTTTGCCCTGGATGCGGTCCTGGCACAATCCGGCAAATACACCATTAGCGGGTATGTTAAAGATGAAGGCAGTGGTGAAGTGTTGATCAATGCAACCGTTACCATGCAGCCTACCGGTGTGGCTGTAATGACCAATTCATATGGTTATTACTCCGTAACGCTACCGGCAGGCAAGTATACCATGCTCATTACGTATTCGGGCTATAAAACAACTCAAAAGGAAATTGAGCTGAAAGGCAATACAACGATCGATGTATCACTGCCCACCAGCGGTAAGGATATGCAGGAAGTGGTGATTACCGGTGAAAGAAAATTGCGCCGTACCAACACCGTGGGTATGGGTATTCAACAGTTAAGCGCCGCCCAGATAAAAAAGATCCCTTCTTTTATGGGTGAGCCTGATGTAGTAAAAGCCCTGCTTACTTTACCAGGTGTTACTACCGTAGGCGAAGGCTCTTCGGGTTTTAACGTGCGTGGCGGTAATGTGGATGAAAACCTCATCATCATGGACGAAGCGCCGGTATACAACTCCTCGCACCTGTTGGGTTTCTTCTCCGTGTTCAACCCCGATGCAGTGAAGAACGTAACCATGTACAAAAGCGCCTTCCCGGCTGAGTTTGGTGGCCGTACTTCTTCCGTGCTCGATATCCGGATGAAGGAAGGAAACAACCAGCAATATCATGTAAACGGCGGTATCGGTAATGTGTTCAGCCGTTTGGCTGTAGAAGGCCCCATTCAAAAAGATAAGTCTTCATTTGTAGTGGCTGCCCGCCGTTCGTACATCGATGTACTGGCCAAACCTTTCCTGAAAAAGAGCGACCGCAACAGCACCATGTATTTTTATGACCTTACCGCCAAATTGAATTATGAGCTGGATGCAAAGAACACCATTTACCTCAGTGGTTATTTTGGTCAGGATGTATTTGGTTTTGGCGACCAGGTAAAATTCAAATGGGGCAATACCACCGGTACTTTCCGTTGGAACCACCTGTTTAACCGCAAATTGTTCCTGAATACCAGCGTATATTATTCCAAATACAATTACAGCCTGTCGTTTAAATCAAATGACGATGTGCAACAAGGTTATGATTGGACTTCAGACATTCAAACCTATGGTGTAAAGCCTTCGCTTACCTGGTATGCCAGCAATAAGCACACAATAAAAACCGGGGTGAACGCCATCTATTATAATTTCTATCCTGGTAAAGGTGTGGCAAGCAGCCAGGGCGCTAAAAATGAAATCATCCTCGATCGCAGATATGGCGCTGAAACCGCCGCTTTCCTGGAAGATACCTGGAAGTTGAACCCCAAATGGCAAATACAGGCTGGTGTTAGGTTAACCCGCTATGCTTACCTGGGTAACACCACTGTTTACCATTACAGGGATACTACGGCCAATATACGCAAGCCGCTCGACTATGCAGAGAATGTTACCAGCAAGAAGCCGGTTAACGACTGGGTTTTCTTTGAACCCCGGTTGTCATTGCGGTATGAATTTAAGAAGAATACCTTCTTTAAGGTTGGTTATAGCCGTACCACGCAGTACTTACACCTGCTGAGTAATACAGCGTCACCTACTCCGGTTGACCTGTATTTCCCCAGCACCAACAATATAAAACCATCATTGACCGATCAGTACTCTGTAGGGTTTGTTACGCAACCTGTTGGCTGGCCTGTAGAGATCTCTGTGGAAACTTTCTACAAAAAGATGGACGACCTGCTGGATTATATCGATAATGCCGATCTGAACCTGAACCAGTTTGTAGAAGCTGACCTGCTTACCGGTAAAGGAAAAGCATATGGCGTTGAACTGGAGGTTAAAAAAGATATCGGTAAATGGCAGGGTTGGGTGAACTATACGTATTCAAGATCGAGACGTAAAACACCAGGCATCAGCAATAACGAATGGTACCTGAGCCGCTTCGACCGTACGCATGTGCTCAACAGCTGTGTAATGTATAACAGAAATGAAAAATGGCAGTTCTCGGCCAACTTTACTTTTGGTTCCGGTACGCCTTCTACCTTCCCCGATTCAAGGCTGGATATTCAGGGTATGCCTGTTCCATATAACAGCACCAATAAACGCAACGATTTCAGGTTGCCTGCTTATCATCGTTTGGATGTGTCTGCTACCATGCAGGGCCGCCAGGGCAAGAAAATGAAACAGGAGTGGGTGTTTGGTATTTATAACCTGTATGCACATCAGAATGCCTACAGCATCTACTTCCAGCAAAATAAGGATGAGCCGCAAAAGAAAGAAGCCATCCGCCTGTCGATCATCGGCTCGCTGATCCCATCTGTAACCTGGAATTTCAAGTTCTAA
- a CDS encoding DUF4249 family protein yields MRNKAIKYISLVLLGASLTACERVIDLNLPDGSGLPYVDAWITDQPGVQTIKFLKATEYQSQTDAEAIGDAQITVTDVTAGKSYPFTYANGAYNYDAGTDHIGVVGHNYKLSINWKGEQFEATDTLKRSSIIDSLTSEYKEVDGGDKAGYYVKLYAHDPVGAVDFTWIRTYRNGQLNYYVGEMLSADGTFGEGTDNISDGFTFIPPFRDGVTSGDKPYDKGDVVKVLFRSLSKPSYQFMEQVQTQLTNDGLFGKVLTNVPANVFNLQSTSKTKIYGWFGTVAEISATKKVE; encoded by the coding sequence ATGCGAAATAAAGCAATCAAATATATCTCCCTTGTTCTGTTAGGTGCTTCCTTAACTGCCTGTGAGCGGGTTATTGACCTCAATTTGCCCGATGGCAGCGGTTTGCCATACGTTGACGCCTGGATCACCGATCAGCCTGGTGTGCAAACCATCAAATTTTTAAAGGCTACTGAATACCAGAGCCAGACCGATGCTGAAGCGATAGGGGATGCACAGATCACCGTAACGGATGTTACGGCCGGCAAATCGTACCCGTTCACATATGCGAACGGCGCCTATAATTACGATGCGGGCACTGATCACATTGGAGTAGTAGGCCATAACTATAAATTAAGTATTAACTGGAAGGGCGAACAGTTTGAAGCAACCGACACCCTGAAGCGTTCTTCTATCATTGACTCGCTCACTTCGGAATACAAGGAAGTTGATGGGGGAGATAAAGCCGGCTATTATGTAAAACTGTATGCACACGACCCGGTGGGAGCGGTTGATTTTACCTGGATCCGTACTTACCGGAATGGTCAACTGAATTATTATGTAGGCGAAATGTTATCCGCTGATGGTACGTTTGGCGAAGGGACTGATAATATTTCCGATGGCTTTACTTTTATTCCACCTTTCCGCGATGGCGTTACTTCCGGTGATAAACCTTACGACAAAGGCGATGTAGTAAAAGTGCTGTTCCGTTCTTTATCCAAACCTTCCTACCAGTTTATGGAACAGGTACAAACGCAGTTAACCAACGATGGTTTGTTTGGCAAAGTGCTTACCAATGTACCTGCGAATGTGTTCAATCTGCAATCAACCAGCAAAACAAAGATTTACGGTTGGTTTGGTACGGTAGCGGAGATATCGGCTACGAAGAAAGTAGAATAG